AGTGATGTTACATGTGTGAAAGAGAAAAGTCTCCCATGGCATCCTCAATAGTAATAGCCAAAGCCAGAGCCGCACCCGTAGCCACAGCCACAGAGAGAGCGGGAGCCATACCCATAGCCACAGCCATAGCCACAGCCCAGTCTGCGGAAACCACAGCCATAGCTGGAGCCATAGCCACAGCCGCAGCCCAGGCCTCCATAGCCACAGCCTCCATAGCCATAGCCTCTATAACTGCAGCCTCCACAGCCGCAGCCTCCATAATAGTTTCCGTAGTAGCTGCCACACATGGTGATGGTTGTTGAAGTTGTGCTTAGGTAGAAAAGGAGTGGAGAACTGTCACTTCAGTATGGACAATACCCCTGCAGAGGGCCTTTATATATCCTCAGAGTGGATGGAATCCACCACACAGGTCATGCCACTGGCCGATCTCATGACTGATCTAATTAGTTTGTTGTTTCTCAACCAAAAGTTAAAACCTCAGAGGAATTAAAGAAGTTTGTTTTATTTGGTGACTCAGGACTCCCCCCAAACAATTCAATGTCAATAATGAGGGGAGATAGTCATACATACAAATCCCTGTATTACACTAAATCTCACTTAACCTCAGAAACATGCATAGTTTCAAGAAGCATTTGCTGAAGGCCAATTTTGGCTTGCTtttggcacacacaaaaaatctatACTTTTTTCCTGTATTTCCAGAAACCAATAGCACTCATTTTGACCTATGAGTTTTGCCTCTACCTTGTTTCAAAACGTTTCTTCCTCTTCGGTGTTTCAGTGGTCTCTCCACCTCTGAAAGGACACAGCACAGAATATCACAATGCCGCTCAACTCTGGAATATAATTAACAAAGGGCCAGCTTATTCACATGTCTTGAAGAACCAGCCTGAGCCGATTGCATTTCTGGTTTTTCACTTATgcaaattattgttttatttttttatgcctaATTCTTCTTCAGGACACTAAAAATAGTTTATCCTTGGTAGTGCAATTTCTGTTTAGAACCTACCACCagaagagtaataataataatagatctACTCTATTGAGATGTCTATCAATTGCCATTTTCAATTGATACCATTTTTTAGCTTTTGGGTAATTGAAGAATTTTTGCCAGTTACATATTTATGGGCTTTACTATATCTGAAATGTCAGTgcttcccaattttatttttttgtaattcctCAGTAGTTAACAGGGAGAACTTTTCACATTTGAGGTTGCACAATTATCAGATAATATTCTGactgatattttttaatcttcagatACTTGATTTTGCCCATCATAcaaaggaaaattcatttttaaagacctACAATGTTAAAAtagataatgtatttttaatcagGCACCTATATTTAATCAGGAACTCTCTTAAAtaatcattgttttttgttttgttttgttttgtttttgtctttgtttttacttaattgTTTTCACTTTGACAATCCAGGCTATTAGGAGGTACAGAAAAACCAAGAGAATCTTGTTATTGTCTTAAAACAACTAGATTTTATGTCTTTGGGAAGATTCAGAAAGGAGATATGATTATGCACATAAATCCATAATCAATGACCAAGGTGGTCACAATAAAATGATGTTCTGAATTGAAAGACTGTTAGTGCATATCTCCTCATATAACCTTAAAGCATAACCAAATAATATAAGATTGGGTTATCCAGTAGGAAGAGGGTTCAAAATTGGAAATCATTCATACTTCAGTTAACTTTTCTCTGGAATTCAGTACCCAAGGTCTTTGTATTTAATTCATTCAGTTCATCTGCTTTGATAGGTAATTCAAATTAGTCAAGGGAATATAGCCTCTAAATAGAACAGAGCAATGTTTTTCTACTAATAATCAGGTTAAACAAAATCACTTACCCATTTACCAtgcattttttatgtattttctatttatttttgttggtaaGTATATTTCCATAAACTagagacattattattttttttttaactagagacattattatgatttttagCCCCTCCTTCAGTGAGATAATAAGTGTTAGAAAATCTCAACTAcatcaaatatttgtttcaaattatCATACTTTGGATGTCATCAAGAAGTTCATTCaactgagaattattttttatgaacatCAGTTGAAATAATGTGATTGACATTTTTATTAGACTTAAGTTCTATACATTGAATAAATTCATGTGTAAATTATATTggttaatgaaataattatttagcaAGTAGTTTTGCAACTAGTTAAAATGATCGTGGAAGATTTCATCTGTCCCATAACTGTCGACATCTGGGAGCAGAATGGTACATTTATTACAACTGAtcaacctacattgacacattattatcATCAAAGTCTATAGTTTAAATTGGGGTTCACTCTTGATGTTATGCATtctatgatttttgacaaatttataataTTATGTAGCCATCATTGTAGTATCATTTAGAATAatctcactgccctaaaaatcctccatGTTCTGCCTATGTATATACAATggcattcctttttttgttaagTATTACTGCCCTAATGctctaaaatataattaatgctatttatctctcatgaaaaacACAGTAAACAATAAACAAATCATTCTACAACAAAATACCCTTGAGTTTCCCAAGGTAACTCCTTAACTTACTATTCGTCTTCATAGAAAgttcaaaaatgtatttctaagatTACGACTTCCACTCTCATGTTCTTTCCCTCAAATGTTTATACTGTTGACCCACCACTCCGTTAAAAGTGCACTTGTCatgtttttccaaatataaatatgGTTTGTTTCTCTGTATTCATTTTACTAGAGCTCTGAAAATTCAGTTGAACTCTTCTTTCTTgacagattctctctctcagaatgTGATACACTGTACTTGCTCACTTCTTTTGCCTCCAACTTCACCTTTCCAGGAATTTTTGTATGATCTTCTCCATAATTTGACCCCAAAATCAGAGCGTTATTTTTGTCCTCCCTATGTTCTTTATCTTCACCCTTTTACAAATGTCTAGTCAACTGTTTACTTACTTGATTATTCAATTTTTCTCATAAATACCCATCAGAAATTTAACATTCCCCAGTCCATGACCCCTCATGACACCAAATATATTATCTTCCAATATCTCAATCTTGTGactcaagaaaaattaaattacagcCTTCCCCTGAAACATACCTACATAGATTTCCCATTGCATTTAGAATATTCCACAATAAACTATCCTCTCTGACATCATCTCCtacaattttctttctaattttccatATTCCAAACACCATGGCTCTTCAGCATCTCAGACCAAGTTGTCTTCCTCCTTAAGATTTTTGCCATACTCCTGACCCCTCTTTCTGGAAATTGTAGCCAGAATGCTTAAATCCTTCTATTCATTCAGATTTCAATGAAAGTGCcatctctaatggctgagtaatattccattgtatacataaaccacatcttctttatccattcatcttttgatggacaccgaggctccttccacagtttggctattgccattagaaatgacaaatacccaccatttgcttcaatgtggatggaactggagggtattatgctgagtgaaataagtcaatcaaagaaggacaaacattatatggtctcattcatttggggaatataaataatagtgaaagggaatagaagggaagggagatgaaatgggtaggaaatatcagaaagggagaaagaacatgaagactcctaactctgggaaacgaactaggggtggtggaaggggaggagggcggggggtgggggtgaatgggtgacgggcactgaggggggcacttgatgggttgagcactgggtgttattctgtatgttggtaaattgaacaccaataaaaaataaatttattattaaaaaaaaaagaaagtgccatCTCCTCAGATATGTCTTCTCTTATTGACTACTCAATTTAAAATTAACTCCACCAAGTAACAAATAACTCATTCAACTcattggtttttattgtttttcaagtaCTCATTCTTATcagaatttaatatatttatttcagaatttaattGCCTATTGTGTG
This genomic window from Canis lupus familiaris isolate Mischka breed German Shepherd chromosome 31, alternate assembly UU_Cfam_GSD_1.0, whole genome shotgun sequence contains:
- the LOC102151701 gene encoding keratin-associated protein 6-1-like; this translates as MCGSYYGNYYGGCGCGGCSYRGYGYGGCGYGGLGCGCGYGSSYGCGFRRLGCGYGCGYGYGSRSLCGCGYGCGSGFGYYY